In Hyphomicrobium denitrificans ATCC 51888, the DNA window TCGATCAGACTGAACGGACCGCCGACCAGTGGTTTGCCGGAAACGGCGGCCGTGCGTGCGCTGTCCTGGCTGTCGGTCGAACGCAGGGCCAATGCGCCGAATGCGGCGCCTAAAACTAGTCCGCCCAGGGCCAAGCCAACCATTGCACGGTTCATCTGCTTGAAGTCTCCGTTATGCTTTGAGTAGATAAAGCGGCTGCACGCCCCTCATGTCGGTCTTTATGGACCGCCATGCAAGCCCATCACGCGTGGTTTGCAGTTACCACAATCAACCGTTGGATTTCAGGACCATGAGCACGCCGGCAGAAAGCAAACCCGCAGTCGCGCCGGTCTTGAAGGGCATCGTGAACGTTCGCGAAAGCCAGCTTCGGCTCGTCACCAGTGTGCGGTTGCGATGGATGGCCGTGCTCGGGCAGCTCGCTGCCGTGGCGTTGATCAAGCTTTACTACGGCTTTCCGTTCAACATCGGAAACTGCCTGATCCTGATTGCCATGTCGGCGTGGCTTAATGTCTTCCTGTCGATCCGCTATCCGGCGCGCTATCGCCTGAGCACGAGCCTCGCGTTCGGGCTGCTCGTCTACGACGTGCTGCAGCTTGCGGGCCTTCTTTATTTTACCGGCGGCATTCAGAACCCGTTTTCGGTGCTGCTCGTCGCGCCGGTGACGGTCGCTGCCGCAACGCAACCGATGCGCTACACATTCATTCTCGGCGCCATCGTAATCGCCGTTGGCGGTGTGCTCATATCATTTCACGATCCGCTGCCATGGTATGAGGGTTTACGCTTCGAGCTGCCGCGCGACTACAAGGTCGGCTCGCTGACGGCGTTGGTCGCATCCATGATTTTCATGGCGTTTTATACGTGGCGACTGAACAAGGAAGCGCGGCAAATGTCGGCCGCGCTGGCGGCGACAGACTTGGTGCTGGCGAGCGAGCAGCGATTGCACGCGCTCGATGGTCTTGCCGCGGCGGCGGCGCATGAACTCGGCACGCCGCTATCGACGATCACGCTGGTTGCGAAAGAACTCGAGCACGAACTCGGTCCTGAGAGCCGCTTTCGCGAGGATCTGCAGCTGCTTCACAGCCAGGCGAAACGCTGCCGCGAGATTTTGCAGAAGCTGACGCGTAAGCCCGGCGAGCAGGACCCGATGCACGCCAGCATCACGACGGTCGAACTTCTGGAAGAGGCGTCGGCGGCGCATCGCGCATCGGGCAAGCGCATCATCATCTCGGCGCATCCGCTTCCGGGACTCGAGGAGGCCGCGCGCGAGGAGCCCATCGGCTACCGCCGTCCGGGTGTCATCTATGGGCTCGGCAATCTCATTGAAAATGCGGTGAGCTTCGCGGCCTCAGAAGTGCATCTCTCGGCGCGCTGGAACGCAACACAAGTGGTCGTTACGATCATCGACGATGGCCAGGGCTTCAAGCCGGAGATGATGGATACGATCGGCGAGCCGTACGTCACCTCGCGCCGCTATGAAGACAAGGGCGACAAAGGTCATTCGGGGTTGGGGCTGGGGCTCTTCATCGCCAAGACGCTGCTCGAGCGGTCCGGCGCAACCGTAACCTTTTCCAACCAACCGCCACCACGGACGGGTGCCATCATCCAGATCGCGTGGCCACGAAGCGCTTTCGAGCTTCCTCAGGGCACGTTCGACTGGCCCGGAGCACGCGCGCGAAAGGCCAACACGGTTTAATTTGGCTGTTGTGACGAAAGGAATCGGCCGGAATAGCCCGCTGGTAACCTTTCGGGCTCGATTTTCCCTGCGTAAGGGGTTGCGGCTGGAGTCCCGCCGTTGGAATATGCCAAAAGCGAACAAACATGCGGGTGAGCCCTGATGCGGGAGGATAACGTGGTTACCGAGGATCTGTCATTCAAACAGGATGAGTTGCCGGCCGATCGGTCGCTGGTCATCGTGGACGACGATCGCGCCTTCCTGCAACGCCTCGCACGGGCGATGGAGCTTCGCGGGTTCGAAGTCCGCTTCGGGCATTCGGTTGCCGAGGGTGTCGACCTCATTCGCGAGAAGCCGCCAGCGTTCGCCGTCGTCGACATGCGTCTCGAAGATGGCTCGGGCCTCGACGTCATCGCCGAACTCGCACGGCTGAAGCCCGACTCTCGCGCCATCGTGCTGACGGGCTACGGCAATATCGCAACCGCGGTTACGGCGGTGAAGCTCGGTGCGGTCGACTATCTGGCGAAGCCTGCCGATGCCGATGATGTCACCGACGCGCTGCTGGCTCCGAGCGACTCGAAGGCGCCGCCGCCGGAAAATCCGATGTCGGCCGACCGCGTGCGGTGGGAGCACATTCAGCGCGTGTATGAACTGTGCAACCGCAATGTTTCGGAGACGGCGCGGCGGCTCAACATGCATCGCCGTACTCTGCAGCGCATTCTCGCGAAGCGCGCGCCGAAGTAATCGGCGGGCCGACGTCGGCCTGCTTGTCTGAGCTTCATTCCATTTTCACGCCGGGGTCGACCTGCGCGAGCAGGCGCATTGCCGCCGTGCGCGCGAACGACAGCGTCAATGCCTTGCGGCGCGCCGGACTGACGGGATGACTCGGCGGATCGCGCACCAGCTCTCCGCCATACGCGTCGGCGAGAATAAGCCCTGTGTCCGCGGGCAGAACTTCAACCGGAAAATCTGGCGCGACGGCGAAGAGCAGCGCGTCGCAATACTCGCGATACTCGTGCCACTTCTGATCGGCGTGGAAGTCGGCAATGCTCGACTTGATTTCAACGATCCAGGCTTTGCCGTCATGAGCCAATGCCAGGATGTCGGCGCGGCGACCATTTCCGAGCGAGACTTCGCTCAGGCTTTCAAAATTCAACGATCGCAAAAGGCGCTGTGTGCCGCGCAAGATGGCGCGCGCGCGAGCATCGTCCCGAATTGATACGGCGGCGGACGCCGTCGCGATGTCCATCACAGTATTCGTTGCGGAAGGAGGCGCGTCCGTCATGGTGCCGCCATTATGGCGGTGCGACAGTCAGAGGCAAGCGATCGCGGACGGATTGTGATGTTCGCAGGTGTAGAGGCGTTGCCATCCTGGGGGACTTTGGCATGGTTTTCTGGCGCAATCGATCGGCAAAGAAAGCCGATACGCCGGTCGTCGCTGAAGAACGCGCTGTAGAATCTGCCGCGCAAACTGATACCGCCAGCGCGCAAGCTTCTGAAACGCCGCCGCCGTCTCTGCCACAAACGAATGTCGTCACGCTCGTGACGTCCCGGCTTGCGGATCGATTAGCCGGTGTTGCGAGCACGGCTGGGCAGATCGAAGTTCAGGATACGAAATCCATCAAGCCGCCGCAGGTTCCAGCAGAGCCCGCGCCGATCGCTCCCGCCTCACAGCCGCATGTCTTCGGGCAGAAACGTGCGGTCGCAAAAATTCGCGCCGCGCTCAATGCGAAGCCCGGCGAGCATCTGCTCGTTCTTGGAGAACCCGGCACCGGACGTCTTGCGCTTGCGGAAGAGCTTGCCGCCGACACGGCGCGCAACGCTGCCGACGATTGGATTTACGTGGTCGAACGGCACACGCCGACGCGTGCGAAGGCCTTCGCCATTCCGCATGGTAAGGCTGCGGAGCTTGTGCGCGATCTTCGCGCGGCAATCGACAAGGCAACGGTCGCGTTTGAACGGCACGCCAAGAGTGACGAGCATCGGATCAGTCTCGATCTGTTGGAAGAAGAAATTCGCTATCTCGGCGACAAGGCCGTCGATGAAGTGCGGCGGCGTGCGGAATCGCAGAACATTGCCGTCGTCAAATCTCTGGACGGTTACGTGCTGGCGCCGATGCACGAAGGCCGCGTCGTGCGATCGGATGTTTTTCGCGCGTTGCCGGAAGCGTTGAAGCGCAACGTGGAGGCCAAGATCACGACGCTGGAAAGCGAGTTGCAGTCGATCGTCGCGACGCTGCCGAATGTCGAGTTCGAGGCCAGCGAGAAGTATGAGGCGCTGGTCCGGCAGACGGCTTTGCGCGCGATCCGGCCGAGCCTTGTCGCGCTCAAGCGGGCGCATGAGGACGATCAGTCGATCGTTGCCGCGATCGATGCCGTCGAGGATGCCTTCGTGGCGTCGTCGACATCGGGCGGAGCGGGGCAGCATGCCGCCATGCCGCTCAATCTCGCGGGCGAAGATGGCGACGAAGTTCGCAAGGTCGTGACGGTGCGCCATGTGTCGCCCGTCGATCTTCTCGGCGAAATCGGCCGCGATGCGCTGGGGCGTCCGGCACACGTGCCGGGGCAACTGGCTCGCGCCGGGTCCGGATTTGTGATCATCGAGGCCTGGCGGCTCGCAGCCGATCCGAAGGCATGGTCGGCGTTGAGCGCCGCGCTCGCGTCGCGCGAAATCACGCCGCTGAGCGGGGCGGGCCTGTCGATCAAGGCGGATCCGGTGCCGCTTGCCGCAACGATCATTCTGATCGCGGACGAGCAGTCGTGGTCGAAACTCGAAGCCATCGAGCCCGGGATCGCGCGGCATTTCCCGCACGTCGCCAAGCTCAGTGCGGCGGTGCCGCTTGCCGATATGCCGGAGACAGAATTTTCGATGGGGGCGGCGCGGCTGGCTTCCAACAACGCATTGCGTCCGCTGGCGCAGAGCGTCGCGCCGATCATCTACAAGGATGCGGTCCGGCGCGGCGGCGGCCGCGTTTCGCTTTCGTGCACGGCG includes these proteins:
- a CDS encoding ActS/PrrB/RegB family redox-sensitive histidine kinase gives rise to the protein MSTPAESKPAVAPVLKGIVNVRESQLRLVTSVRLRWMAVLGQLAAVALIKLYYGFPFNIGNCLILIAMSAWLNVFLSIRYPARYRLSTSLAFGLLVYDVLQLAGLLYFTGGIQNPFSVLLVAPVTVAAATQPMRYTFILGAIVIAVGGVLISFHDPLPWYEGLRFELPRDYKVGSLTALVASMIFMAFYTWRLNKEARQMSAALAATDLVLASEQRLHALDGLAAAAAHELGTPLSTITLVAKELEHELGPESRFREDLQLLHSQAKRCREILQKLTRKPGEQDPMHASITTVELLEEASAAHRASGKRIIISAHPLPGLEEAAREEPIGYRRPGVIYGLGNLIENAVSFAASEVHLSARWNATQVVVTIIDDGQGFKPEMMDTIGEPYVTSRRYEDKGDKGHSGLGLGLFIAKTLLERSGATVTFSNQPPPRTGAIIQIAWPRSAFELPQGTFDWPGARARKANTV
- a CDS encoding ActR/PrrA/RegA family redox response regulator transcription factor, which translates into the protein MREDNVVTEDLSFKQDELPADRSLVIVDDDRAFLQRLARAMELRGFEVRFGHSVAEGVDLIREKPPAFAVVDMRLEDGSGLDVIAELARLKPDSRAIVLTGYGNIATAVTAVKLGAVDYLAKPADADDVTDALLAPSDSKAPPPENPMSADRVRWEHIQRVYELCNRNVSETARRLNMHRRTLQRILAKRAPK
- a CDS encoding MmcB family DNA repair protein, which produces MTDAPPSATNTVMDIATASAAVSIRDDARARAILRGTQRLLRSLNFESLSEVSLGNGRRADILALAHDGKAWIVEIKSSIADFHADQKWHEYREYCDALLFAVAPDFPVEVLPADTGLILADAYGGELVRDPPSHPVSPARRKALTLSFARTAAMRLLAQVDPGVKME
- a CDS encoding AAA family ATPase yields the protein MVFWRNRSAKKADTPVVAEERAVESAAQTDTASAQASETPPPSLPQTNVVTLVTSRLADRLAGVASTAGQIEVQDTKSIKPPQVPAEPAPIAPASQPHVFGQKRAVAKIRAALNAKPGEHLLVLGEPGTGRLALAEELAADTARNAADDWIYVVERHTPTRAKAFAIPHGKAAELVRDLRAAIDKATVAFERHAKSDEHRISLDLLEEEIRYLGDKAVDEVRRRAESQNIAVVKSLDGYVLAPMHEGRVVRSDVFRALPEALKRNVEAKITTLESELQSIVATLPNVEFEASEKYEALVRQTALRAIRPSLVALKRAHEDDQSIVAAIDAVEDAFVASSTSGGAGQHAAMPLNLAGEDGDEVRKVVTVRHVSPVDLLGEIGRDALGRPAHVPGQLARAGSGFVIIEAWRLAADPKAWSALSAALASREITPLSGAGLSIKADPVPLAATIILIADEQSWSKLEAIEPGIARHFPHVAKLSAAVPLADMPETEFSMGAARLASNNALRPLAQSVAPIIYKDAVRRGGGRVSLSCTALLHLLKDADAVAGTRDAAQIRASDVTEALAHRADGETP